Below is a genomic region from Halostella litorea.
CTCCTTGATCGCGAGCCCGTGGGGTTCGTCCTTGCCGGCGATGACGTACAGCAGGTCCCGTTGAAATCCTGTCAGGTCGTGCATTGGTAAAGTACGTGAAACGGTTATTGTAGGAATAAAATAAAGATATCGACTCAGTGACGGCTATCAGGCCGTGGAACGGCGATCGCGGATGTTTCGCCGGCCCCAACTTCCCTAATAAATCTGAGTGTATCGGCCAACTGTCGTCGGTCCGGCCAGCCGACCGGCGCTGACGTACCCTTATGCCGACACAGCACGTACCGAACGGTATGCCCGAGGAAGTGCTCTTCGAGTCGGAGTCGACGCAGGACAGGGCGGCGATAGCGTCTGTGCTGCGCAGCGTCGCGGACAAACTGGACGACGGCGAGCCGGTGACGTTCGCCGCCGGCGAGGAGTCGGTCACGGTCGACCCGCCGGCGTCGCCGACGTTCGAGATCAAAGTCGAGCGCGAGACCGGCGACGGCCCCGACGAGACGAGCTTCGAGCTGGAAGTCGAGTGGTCCGAGAACGACGACGCCGCGGCTGGCGGCGAGTTACGCGTCGAATAGGAAATGGAAAGCGAACCACGCGAGTGAAAAGCGCGCGTGGTTCGCTTGCCGCCCTGAATTGGTCCCCGCTGACGCTTCGGCCCTCCAAGCGAAGCGTCACCTGAACGAAGTCGCGCCGATACCTTAAATGTAACGACCCGGGCAGAGACGTGTCGGGAGGGAACTACTTTTCACCCGGCGCTCACATGTGCTCCTCCTCCAACACCCAGCCGAGCGCCCGGCGGTAATAGCTGAACATCTGCCGGACGCCCTCGTGGTTCATCTCCTCGTCGTCCAGTTCCTCCATCAGGAACTCGTACTGCTCGCGGACCTCCTCTTCGGAGCGCATGGACGTGGGTAGGGCCGGGCGGCGTATGAATCCCGGGCTACCCCTCGGTCCCACCCCCGTCGGCGGTGCGCTTGTGCGCGGTGAGCGGCTGGCGCGCGGCGAGGTCGCAGTCGAACGCGTCGTGCTCCGCGAAGTGCCACACCAGCATGTGCCGGCGCGCGCCGGTGACGCCCGCATGAGAGACGTCGTCGGCCGCGAACTCCGCGGGGAGCCGCTCGTAC
It encodes:
- a CDS encoding amphi-Trp domain-containing protein, with translation MPEEVLFESESTQDRAAIASVLRSVADKLDDGEPVTFAAGEESVTVDPPASPTFEIKVERETGDGPDETSFELEVEWSENDDAAAGGELRVE
- a CDS encoding DUF7528 family protein produces the protein MAARADGDAFAERREFVRTAGVHREDGAYVVERRGAESSGHRKVFDGFAECRRLYERLPAEFAADDVSHAGVTGARRHMLVWHFAEHDAFDCDLAARQPLTAHKRTADGGGTEG